From the Tetrapisispora phaffii CBS 4417 chromosome 10, complete genome genome, one window contains:
- the TPHA0J00750 gene encoding uncharacterized protein (similar to Saccharomyces cerevisiae YDR111C and YLR089C; ancestral locus Anc_8.263), translating to MMLRSRSTNCTVNAAIALSGKRLLSLTTISLKHKNFKPADKLTINDLNENVLKAKYAVRGKIPARAEVLKQQLIDNPSSLPFKKVINANIGNPQQLNQKPLTFYRQVLSLLQYPMVLDETFSGNTKTLYKQDAIERAKRILNDIGSSVGSYSSSQGVFGLRKTVAEYISRRDGGEKAYAEDIFLTAGASSAVSYLLNILCKGKESGVLIPIPQYPLYTATLALNNTNALPYYLEENSGWSTNMEEIENVVHNAIREKIIPRVLVVINPGNPTGAILSVESIEKIFDVAAHHGIVVIADEVYQENIFPGNEFHSMKKVLRDLQRRVPGKYENVQLASLHSTSKGVSGECGQRGGYMELTGFSTEIKHEILKLCSISLCPVVTGQALVDLMTCPPKKGEASYEQDQMERSTIHSELYERATYLWKAFNEMEGVSCQKPQGSMYLFPKIDIPHKALEKAQELDITPDELYCAELLEATGICTVPGSGFGQKPGTFHLRTTFLAPGTSWIDQWREFHQIFCNKYRD from the coding sequence ATGATGCTAAGAAGTAGATCTACAAATTGCACAGTTAACGCAGCCATTGCATTATCAGGCAAGAGGTTGCTAAGTTTAACAACAATTTCTTTGAaacataaaaattttaaaccAGCTGATAAATTGACTATCaatgatttaaatgaaaatgtttTGAAAGCCAAATATGCTGTTAGAGGTAAAATCCCAGCTAGAGCTGAAGTATTGAAGCaacaattaattgataatcCTTCTAGTTTACCATTTAAAAAAGTTATCAATGCTAACATTGGTAATCCCCAGCAGTTAAATCAAAAACCTTTGACTTTTTATAGACAAGTGCTATCATTGTTGCAATACCCAATGGTTTTAGACGAAACTTTCTCAGGCAATACCAAAACATTGTACAAGCAGGATGCAATTGAAAGAGCTAAGCGTATATTAAATGACATTGGCAGTTCTGTTGGTTCTTACTCTAGCTCCCAAGGTGTTTTTGGTCTAAGAAAAACTGTTGCTGAATACATATCAAGAAGAGATGGTGGTGAAAAGGCATACGCAGAAGATATCTTTTTAACTGCTGGTGCTTCATCGGCTGTTTCATATTTGTTAAACATTTTATGTAAGGGTAAAGAATCAGGTGTACTCATTCCAATTCCACAATATCCTTTATATACAGCTACTTTGGCATTGAATAATACCAATGCATTGCCTTACTATTTGGAAGAAAATTCAGGATGGTCAACTAATAtggaagaaattgaaaacgTTGTTCACAATGCCATTCgtgaaaaaattattccAAGAGTTTTAGTTGTTATTAATCCAGGTAATCCAACTGGTGCTATTCTATCGGTGGAATCGATTGAAAAGATTTTTGATGTTGCAGCTCATCACGGTATAGTGGTTATTGCAGATGAAGTTTatcaagaaaatatattccCAGGGAATGAATTTCATTCGATGAAAAAGGTCTTAAGAGATCTTCAAAGAAGAGTGCCAGGTAAATATGAAAATGTCCAGTTAGCTTCTTTGCATTCGACCTCTAAAGGTGTTTCTGGTGAATGTGGTCAAAGAGGTGGTTACATGGAATTGACTGGATTTTCTACTGAAATTAAAcatgaaattttaaaattatgttcaatttcattatgCCCAGTTGTTACTGGTCAAGCCCTTGTTGATTTGATGACTTGTCCTCCTAAGAAAGGTGAAGCCTCTTATGAACAAGATCAAATGGAAAGATCTACAATTCACAGTGAGTTATATGAAAGAGCGACTTATTTATGGAAGGCATTTAATGAGATGGAAGGTGTATCATGCCAAAAGCCACAGGGTTCAATGTATTTATTCccaaaaattgatattccACATAAAGCTTTGGAAAAGGCACAAGAACTTGACATCACACCAGATGAATTATACTGTgctgaattattagaagCAACTGGTATTTGTACAGTTCCAGGATCTGGTTTTGGTCAAAAACCTGGTACTTTCCATTTAAGAACCACTTTCTTGGCGCCAGGAACTAGTTGGATCGATCAATGGAGAGAGTTCCaccaaatattttgtaataagTACCGTGATTGA
- the APC4 gene encoding anaphase promoting complex subunit 4 (similar to Saccharomyces cerevisiae APC4 (YDR118W); ancestral locus Anc_8.270), translating into MTEHSDSQLYYYKLNPIYQLYTFKSDKGLAICTISDHSILATIFIKDFSLVVDFFWDSITGKFLLFAFNDGSIRVYDIFKLGRLVSFFRSPLKQIKCVYWDRIIITETLDQQLKIFDYDLTNSMPTLVKFVKDPQGLQLVPVLKNTQAWRQIDVDLNLKLENSKTEVSTDDVLDIHLLYTESGMDNFAVLVNGVYDLSDIHVPNRSPNKVIKLVKASQGKYLGFYENASYRLIDVTPFSSNDIRVNLLNNSIDLRNSVSLLKEQIEIIKKELISPFESFINLVCVDAYEGYDNLYRSMTNLLLTGEISEEFEDWLINTIGERNLRKWKNLGIELLDKLVQILSLIFIPITEKFIITAERIQNYITAMRLSDNSKILENDSEINDLILNLSNILKTSIKQIPILNNDKMAFEIFIDWIRNTIYLIIDENYKSKLSLSSSNSYPFDIQKYINLQFKDHNKAILTVVDEFETYANKILIDLDMIDEKLIKPHLKTSIIISDIIDNTLQNSNKIFESSNLKVLDVLRIEEKSCFLFVVKELPLNHNSEIATHNYKIILSSEPRIGNNHSGKPLMIPEKYQNLLFKEMIIIEHLFQRNGNTTYLDSSTMLRSQLALNKFNDDEFNQNRNNTTKICLLLKFQKNDLSKEFDYVYGKVCIEVDQHFNIIQSPAPFQNQDVLMSLEVQFETTN; encoded by the coding sequence ATGACTGAACACTCCGATTCGCagttatattattacaagTTAAACCCTATATATCAGTTATATACTTTCAAATCTGATAAAGGGCTAGCTATATGCACTATTTCAGATCATTCAATTCTAGCaactatatttataaaagatTTCAGTTTGGTTGTTGATTTCTTTTGGGATTCCATTACAggaaaatttttattatttgctTTTAATGATGGATCAATTAGAGTATATgacatatttaaattaggAAGAttagtttcatttttcagAAGCCCTCTAAAGCAAATTAAATGTGTTTATTGGGATAGGATAATAATTACAGAAACATTAGATCAACAGTTGAAGATATTTGATTATGATTTGACTAACTCAATGCCGACACTTGTAAAGTTTGTCAAAGATCCACAAGGATTGCAATTGGTACCAGTTCTAAAGAATACACAGGCTTGGCGGCAAATTGATGTTGATCTAAACTTAAAATTAGAGAATAGTAAAACAGAGGTTTCGACAGATGATGTTCTGGACATTCATTTACTATATACAGAGAGTGGTATGGATAATTTTGCTGTTTTGGTAAATGGTGTATACGACTTGTCTGATATTCATGTTCCAAATCGTTCCCCAAATAAGGTAATAAAGTTAGTCAAAGCCTCTCAAGGAAAATACTTGGGATTTTATGAAAATGCTTCCTACAGGTTAATTGATGTGACTCCATTTTCTTCGAATGATATTAGAGTGAATCTATTGAATAATTCTATTGATCTTCGTAACTCAGTCTCACTACTAAAAGAACAAATcgaaataataaaaaaagaattgataTCCCCATTTGAATCATTCATAAATCTCGTTTGTGTCGATGCATATGAAGGATATGACAATTTATACAGATCAATGACTAATCTTTTATTAACTGGAGAAATTAGTGAAGAGTTTGAAGATTGGTTAATAAATACCATCGGAGAAAGAAATTTACGAAAATGGAAGAATCTGGGGATTGAATTACTTGATAAACTTGTTCAAATACTCAGTTTGATCTTTATTCCAATAACAGAAAAGTTTATAATAACTGCAGAAAGgattcaaaattatattactGCAATGAGACTATCAGATAATAGCAAAATATTAGAGAACGATTCAGAGATTAAtgatttgattttgaaCTTATCAAACATTCTAAAGACTTCGATAAAGCAGATCCCCATtctaaataatgataaaatggcatttgaaattttcattGACTGGATTAGAAATACTATATATCTTATCATTGATGAAAACTATAAAAGTAAGCTTTCACTAAGCTCAAGTAATTCATATCCTTTTgatatacaaaaatatattaatctTCAATTTAAGGACCATAATAAAGCAATTTTGACTGTCGttgatgaatttgaaacatATGCGaacaaaattttaattgacCTTGATATgattgatgaaaaattgattaaacCACATTTGAAAACATCTATTATAATAAgtgatattattgataataCTTTACAAAACtcaaataaaatctttGAATCATCGAATTTGAAAGTTTTAGATGTTTTAAGAATCGAAGAGAAAAGTTGTTTTCTATTTGTTGTCAAAGAATTGCCTTTAAATCACAATAGTGAAATAGCTACACataattacaaaattattttatcatctGAACCAAGAATAGGAAACAATCATTCAGGAAAACCATTAATGATTCcagaaaaatatcaaaatttactCTTCAAAGAGATGATTATAATTGAGCatttatttcaaagaaaTGGAAATACCACATACTTAGATTCCTCAACAATGCTGAGAAGTCAGTTAGCCttgaataaattcaatgacGATGAATTTAATCAAAACAGAAATAATACAACTAAAATTTGTTTACTGTTAAAATTTCAGAAGAATGATTTGTCTAAGGAATTCGACTACGTTTACGGTAAAGTTTGCATAGAAGTTGACCAACATTTTAACATAATACAATCCCCTGCGccttttcaaaatcaagaTGTGTTGATGTCTCTAGAGGTTCAGTTTGAAACgacaaattaa
- the TMA64 gene encoding Tma64p (similar to Saccharomyces cerevisiae TMA64 (YDR117C); ancestral locus Anc_8.269): MFKKTPNVKASSNLKNSERKKLLQSCKEQRNSSDYNFPSSIIKQANYKGQTSAGTVYTDEQNVPIWFKEKHSDMLFPSVYTCWKNPKLLPIIVTNSYVIEEKILNGANLMISGTLLPFDERLICGALCGIASYKKPNVVMAIGIVQLDLQSYTKVVGETGVAVNVLHYLGDGLSDSFKMNLEPPETGAEVDETNEMLLNQDKQDVNNELTNSNKDLAPDARPNDDLAEVLETLPVDIIDDFITKSLYYSLTNDPKLEFPISASNFISNYIMSNLPPVDNDMVNLKKSSWKKTAKFLRHFEKEGFIKLKGKNDDLVITGFNKEKTELKSFVPYRTGNGNSTKSKKDKTNDTSDNGDMMQSVSYYKPISLGKDLIRESVAPEKSLYTAHELRDFITEYINKKNLVDSKNKKMILMDDLMYSLVYKKKNSAEPRLISRADVIEPITKNNFNEHFQIYKKGDNETAVPLFKKPIRGSIPKVEIVTEMKIGRKVITRVSNFEVFHIDAETLAADLRKLCNGATTIGETLTSPKTAEVQVQGPHSQVIIKHLNSLSIPTKWIDFKNSVKPKRKKNKPAFNKPLDQILLQ; this comes from the coding sequence ATGTTCAAAAAGACTCCAAATGTTAAAGCATCGAGCAATCTGAAAAATTCAGAACGTAAGAAACTTCTACAGTCGTGTAAAGAACAACGTAATAGTTCAGATTATAATTTTCCATCATCAATCATCAAGCAGGCAAATTACAAAGGTCAAACTTCTGCGGGTACTGTATATACTGATGAACAGAATGTTCCAATTTGGTTCAAAGAAAAGCATAGCGATATGTTATTTCCAAGTGTATACACATGCTGGAAAAATCCTAAGCTATTACCAATTATTGTAACAAATAGTTATGTGATTGAGGAGAAAATTCTAAATGGTGCTAACCTAATGATTTCAGGTACGTTGTTGCCATTTGATGAACGTTTAATATGTGGTGCATTATGTGGCATTGCTAGCTACAAAAAACCAAATGTTGTTATGGCAATTGGTATAGTACAATTAGATTTGCAATCGTACACTAAAGTTGTTGGTGAAACTGGGGTTGCAGTGAATGTACTTCATTATTTGGGTGATGGTCTTTCCgattcatttaaaatgaatttgGAACCACCGGAGACAGGTGCTGAGGTTGATGAAACAAATGAAATGCTTTTAAATCAAGACAAGCAAGATGTTAACAATGAACTTACAAATTCCAATAAAGATCTAGCACCTGATGCGAGACCCAATGATGATTTAGCAGAAGTTTTGGAGACGTTGCCGGTTGATATCATAGACGACTTCATTACAAAATCCTTGTATTATTCTCTCACTAACGATCCTAAGTTAGAATTTCCAATCTCAGCAtccaattttatttcaaactATATTATGTCTAACCTACCACCAGTTGACAATGATATGgtgaatttaaagaaaagttCATGGAAGAAAACTGCAAAATTTTTGAGACACTTTGAAAAGGAAggttttattaaattaaaaggaaaaaatgatgatttagTTATCACAGGATTCAATAAAGAGAAGACAGAATTAAAAAGTTTTGTTCCATATAGGACAGGAAATGGCAATAGTACAAAATCCAAGAAAGATAAAACTAATGATACTTCTGATAATGGAGATATGATGCAGTCAGTATCCTATTATAAACCTATTTCGTTAGGGAAAGATTTGATAAGAGAATCAGTAGCGCCTGAAAAATCGTTGTACACAGCACATGAGCTAAGAGATTTTATTACtgaatatatcaataaaaagaatttagttgatagtaaaaataaaaaaatgatattaatgGATGATTTAATGTACAGTTTAGTgtacaaaaaaaagaattctGCTGAACCAAGATTAATTTCAAGAGCAGATGTCATAGAACCTATTACAAAGAACAATTTTAATGAGCACTTccaaatatataagaaaGGAGATAATGAAACAGCCGTTCCATTGTTTAAAAAACCTATTAGAGGCTCCATACCGAAGGTTGAAATTGTTACTGAAATGAAGATTGGAAGAAAGGTTATCACTAGAGTTTCCaattttgaagtttttCATATTGATGCAGAAACTTTAGCTGCAGATTTAAGAAAACTATGCAATGGTGCAACTACAATTGGTGAAACTTTAACATCACCCAAAACTGCAGAAGTTCAAGTTCAAGGCCCACATAGTCAAGTGATAATTAAGCACCTCAATAGTTTATCAATCCCAACTAAATGgattgatttcaaaaatagTGTAAAACCAAAGaggaaaaaaaataagcCAGCATTCAATAAACCATTAGATCAAATCTTGTTACAATAA
- the GEP5 gene encoding Gep5p (similar to Saccharomyces cerevisiae YLR091W; ancestral locus Anc_8.266): MLKLNRNILKNHESLDFKQIILDGLNRLPLHPNTLDLLQKQVHTKLTKNSELIELLFDYNNAFINKQKPGQLKCLQRIIFKTHLIFNNSYKNYDHLKAFKLKYNYLTHNWPYERHDILFAANKNVPETKALEYLWNNCNSDNLAFMGSKFMKEITRQIQNKYITEGDYVHVFLKERYNSEIHTLSEIIDEKEIEINLFGELFKQLHYINTINKLQIPIVILPLNALGLKIPKSRLYNKFKKKLQVFGVF, encoded by the coding sequence ATGCTTAAACTtaatagaaatattttaaagaatcaTGAAAGTTTAGATTTTAAGCAAATAATATTGGATGGACTGAATCGTTTGCCTCTCCATCCAAATACGTTAGATTTACTACAAAAGCAAGTCCATACAAAGTTGACTAAAAATAGTGAATTGATAGAACTGTTATTTGATTACAATAATGCCTTTATTAACAAACAAAAACCTGGTCAATTAAAGTGTCTACAGCGAATAATATTTAAGACTCATTTGATATTTAATAACAGTTACAAAAACTACGATCATTTGAAAGCCTTTAAACTAAAGTATAACTATTTAACGCATAATTGGCCCTATGAAAGACATGATATTCTTTTTGCTGCCAATAAAAATGTTCCTGAAACAAAAGCATTAGAGTATTTATGGAATAATTGCAATTCCGATAATCTTGCATTCATGGGCAGTAAGTTTATGAAAGAGATTACAAGAcaaatacaaaataaatatataaccGAAGGTGATTATGTACAcgtatttttaaaagaacGGTATAACAGTGAAATACATACTCTATCTGAAATAATTGACGAAAAAGAGATAGagattaatttatttggagaattatttaaacaaCTTCACTACATTAACACCATCAACAAGCTCCAGATTCCAATTGTAATTTTGCCCTTGAATGCTTTGGGGTTAAAAATACCAAAGTCAAGATTGTACAATaagtttaaaaaaaaacttCAAGTGTTTGGAGTCTTCTGA
- the MRPL1 gene encoding mitochondrial 54S ribosomal protein uL1m (similar to Saccharomyces cerevisiae MRPL1 (YDR116C); ancestral locus Anc_8.268), which translates to MLKANFLQVTRKNAFHVSRIIREEITGAEGPIAQVSKLSKDQLKKRELRRFTIRKREAKMPATSHPLYMQVPQALRFLRAAEVGQPLSQQTINLTTLVVSEKGSPNLAGDIAFVTPLKEVKIAIFTNDETQMKIAKEKFNCYVVGGSELISKIKNGEIEVDFDKAFATPDIVQELGSVARILGPRGVFPSIKKGTVSENVEDLIKGNLGSIPFRQLGNCISVAIGKCNFSDRQILENLISVRKAFKDSVSTQKTKKPSILGKTILSTTHGPGIVIDFS; encoded by the coding sequence ATGTTGAAAGCTAATTTTTTGCAAGTTACAAGGAAGAATGCATTCCACGTATCTAGAATTATAAGGGAAGAGATTACTGGGGCAGAAGGGCCAATTGCCCAAGTATCCAAGCTATCCAAagatcaattgaaaaaaaggGAGTTACGTAGATTTACTATCAGAAAGAGAGAAGCTAAAATGCCAGCAACTTCGCATCCTTTATATATGCAAGTCCCACAAGCTTTACGCTTTCTAAGAGCAGCAGAAGTTGGTCAACCCTTGTCTCAGCAAACTATTAATCTTACTACTTTAGTTGTTAGTGAAAAGGGTTCACCAAATTTGGCAGGAGATATTGCGTTTGTAACTCCTTTAAAAGAGGTTAAAATTGCGATATTCACTAATGATGAAACTCAAATGAAAATTGCAAAAGAGAAATTCAATTGCTACGTAGTTGGCGGTAGTGAACTGATcagtaaaataaaaaatggtGAAATTGAAgttgattttgataaagCATTTGCTACCCCAGATATAGTTCAAGAACTTGGAAGCGTCGCAAGAATATTAGGTCCTCGTGGTGTTTTCCCAAGTATCAAAAAGGGAACCGTTTCAGAAAATGTTGAAGATCTAATTAAAGGTAATTTAGGGTCCATCCCATTCAGACAACTTGGAAACTGTATTAGTGTTGCTATTGGTAAATGTAATTTCAGTGATAGACAgattttggaaaatttaatttcagtAAGAAAGGCATTTAAAGATTCTGTAAGTACTCAAAAGACAAAAAAACCAAGTATATTAGGAAAAACTATATTAAGCACTACACATGGTCCAGGTATCGTAATCGACTTCTCTTAA